One genomic segment of Streptomyces liangshanensis includes these proteins:
- a CDS encoding GntR family transcriptional regulator, translating into MSKDTLGTVETTSLADQAYRRLRDGIREGALRPGEKITERDLAARLGVSPTPVREALRQLVHERVVERVGPRALRVAEHSAAARAEIVEAEVRLSALMARLAARNATESQLAGLTGLLDGTDALVDDIERTLAERGPDAVAAELLVTVFRRLRQFHHQVEAAAGNSVLEGLLAQARAFSDDERLDLTVRLAPDRAEAFRRRYREHRALLDALLDRDEERAELLASHHHGEALLQLSGG; encoded by the coding sequence ATGAGCAAGGACACCCTCGGAACCGTGGAGACGACGTCCCTGGCCGACCAGGCCTACCGGCGTCTGCGTGACGGCATCCGGGAGGGCGCGCTGCGGCCCGGCGAGAAGATCACCGAACGCGATCTCGCCGCCCGCCTGGGGGTGAGCCCCACCCCCGTCCGCGAGGCCCTGCGCCAGCTCGTCCACGAACGGGTCGTCGAACGGGTCGGCCCCCGGGCGCTGCGGGTCGCCGAGCACTCCGCCGCCGCGCGCGCCGAGATCGTGGAGGCGGAGGTCAGGCTGTCCGCCCTCATGGCCCGCCTGGCCGCCCGCAACGCCACCGAGTCGCAGCTCGCCGGACTGACCGGGCTGCTGGACGGGACCGACGCGCTGGTCGACGACATCGAGCGGACCCTCGCCGAGCGGGGGCCCGACGCGGTGGCGGCCGAACTGCTCGTCACCGTCTTCCGCCGGCTGCGGCAGTTCCACCACCAGGTCGAGGCCGCCGCCGGGAACTCCGTACTGGAAGGCCTGCTGGCGCAGGCGCGCGCCTTCAGCGACGACGAGCGGCTCGACCTCACCGTCCGGCTCGCCCCCGACCGCGCCGAGGCGTTCCGCCGCAGGTACCGCGAGCACCGGGCGCTGCTCGACGCGCTCCTGGACCGGGACGAGGAGCGCGCCGAGCTGCTCGCCTCGCACCACCACGGGGAAGCGCTGCTCCAGCTGTCCGGCGGCTGA